The Arenibacter algicola region GGTAAGCTTATGCAGGACCTTCAAGGGAAACCTGTAATACAAAGAACCTATGAAGCAGCTGTAAAAACTGGTTTGTTTCAGGAAGTTTATGTAGTTACCGACAGTACCACTATTTATGATACCATTACCAATATAGGAGGCAAAGCCATAATGAGTATAAAGCAACATGAATGTGGAAGTGACCGTATTGCCGAGGCAGTTGAATCCATGGGTGTTGATATCATCGTAAATGTTCAGGGAGATGAGCCATTTACGGATAGGGAAAGCCTGGCCAGTGTAATCGAAGTTTTTAAGGATGACGTTAAAAAAGAAATAGATTTAGCTTCCTTAATGACTAGAATTACCGATTGGGTAGAGATCAATGACCCCAATACAGTTAAGGTAATTGTGGATAATCAGAATTTTGCCCTTTATTTTTCCAGGGCCCCAATACCATATCCCAGATCAAGGGAGTTGGACATACCTTATTTTAAGCACAAAGGAATTTATGCCTTTAGGAAAAGTGCTTTGATGGATTTTCAGAGACTGCCCATGCTTATATTAGAGGCGACGGAAAAGATAGAAGCCATTCGCTACTTGGAATATGGCAAGAAAATAAAGATGGTAGAAACTAGTGTTACCGGTATAGAAATAGACACGCCGGAAGATTTGGAAAAAGCAAAGAAAGTATGGAAATAGATTTTGGCAATATCAAAGTGGTTGGTTTTGATGCCGATGATACCCTTTGGGTAAATGAAACGTATTTTAGGAATGCGGAGGAAAAATTTGCCAGTCTTTTGGATAGTTATGAAACCAAGAATCAAATAGATCAGGAGCTGTTTAAAACCGAGATCAAGAACCTTGAACTATACGGTTATGGTATTAAAGGGTTTATGCTGTCCATGATAGAATCTGCCCTGGATCTTTCCAATAATAGGATTTCTCAGGCAACTATTACGGAGATTTTGAATCTAGGGAAAGAAATGCTGTCGCACCCAGTGGAATTGTTGGATGGTGTGGAGCAGGTATTGGAAGCCTTAAAGGATAAATATCGCTTAATAGTATTGACCAAAGGGGATTTGTTGGATCAAGAGCGGAAATTGGATAAATCCGGCCTGTCCAAATATTTTCATCATGTGGAAGTTCTAAGCGATAAAAAGGAAGAAAATTATAAGAATCTATTGGAGCATTTGGAAATTCCTGTGGAGGAATTTTTAATGATTGGAAATTCTTTAAAATCGGACGTATTACCTATATTGAACATTGGAGCAAAAGCTGTTCATATTCCCTTTCATACTACTTGGCAACATGAAGAGGTAAAGCCGGAGGAGCACAACAACGATCACCTTACCTTAGGCACCCTCTCCGATATTTTAAAGTTTCTTAAATAAGTTTATGGACATAAAAAGTAAAAATATCAACACAATTGCAAGCCCTGAATTGAAGACGAATTACAAGAACTTTCCTATGGTGCCTCGCGTTATATTTGGAGCGGGTTGTTTTGGACAGTTGGGGGAGATTCTGTTGCCAAAACGGATTAA contains the following coding sequences:
- the kdsB gene encoding 3-deoxy-manno-octulosonate cytidylyltransferase, with translation MKIIAMIPARYAASRFPGKLMQDLQGKPVIQRTYEAAVKTGLFQEVYVVTDSTTIYDTITNIGGKAIMSIKQHECGSDRIAEAVESMGVDIIVNVQGDEPFTDRESLASVIEVFKDDVKKEIDLASLMTRITDWVEINDPNTVKVIVDNQNFALYFSRAPIPYPRSRELDIPYFKHKGIYAFRKSALMDFQRLPMLILEATEKIEAIRYLEYGKKIKMVETSVTGIEIDTPEDLEKAKKVWK
- a CDS encoding HAD family hydrolase; this translates as MEIDFGNIKVVGFDADDTLWVNETYFRNAEEKFASLLDSYETKNQIDQELFKTEIKNLELYGYGIKGFMLSMIESALDLSNNRISQATITEILNLGKEMLSHPVELLDGVEQVLEALKDKYRLIVLTKGDLLDQERKLDKSGLSKYFHHVEVLSDKKEENYKNLLEHLEIPVEEFLMIGNSLKSDVLPILNIGAKAVHIPFHTTWQHEEVKPEEHNNDHLTLGTLSDILKFLK